Proteins from a genomic interval of Ciona intestinalis chromosome 9, KH, whole genome shotgun sequence:
- the LOC100187541 gene encoding dystrophin-like protein 1 isoform X4 — translation MWDERKLLLMHDPVYRIFYVSHDSHDLKIWSYIARDGSSNVFRCNVFKSTKKSQAMRIVRTIGQAFEVCHKFNTAQNAIAPTGKKATETEQQKIDNKDGKSKKDEVEETDIDAVDITELEPNVGHRTGVTDLDSVQSKQSTPAVTRATANGLSPSGKISAITGDAPLSLHHQMQLMQQQVLQAEQQTQVAVSQVQLLKDQLSAETTARVEAQARNHQLLLQNRELITQMSELVSHISEMEKRISTSRDASNGKYRLHNGERTPAPIIVDPGTPASAPVHLPSFASKVAKAFPIMNDSLFENMNISSQATPTTNEIGRSGKKTLQSAELRLSKSGGNQHNHLESISSDSGSESSSSSEDEEGINPAGYQHVSHSMASTTLATAGSSGAGKTDIMNLLNLDDTANTSIWTSGLATPSKIHRGHPNTSYPKSNGTDSMLEGSSMFSTSQTNYQTNGYTLSPILSIDRSTTRVKEMDSSIDKTPEKRSAWNRLSSPSNVSHDQTNTSKKKSEKSDAISPDSTASFNLPRLDPPPKVKRNLSKSTPATPETHFNDSPSASESSWQSVISPPPQNTRLKVQSSVGPNEAKTAVKPTEQAKIRYTQPKEVTYLDESISLMEITDSDYTPSITSDFDPLSSKRSLFSSTYPSASNPFHPDKVLSSFDQSFDTTAPSKLFDFTPEEYDKHRRYEPLRKEQSSKWSTGLSYVQDNDSIRSNVKVKHDVSVASSVATISKPSFSETVSEHSINSNDGDITVGSILDEIDIPANEFTNEFWEGDVTDSLSRTNDAEIAALNDDSKVTNSLESAQTSKQDVSKTNSDPLEASVVDRTPVLSPVTSPTSLSSGTYNDPANSPARDLNCAKSLPFSGSEPTSISSSDSGVMSSSTSGNIQDIPNVVHHT, via the exons ATGTGGGATGAACGTAAGCTGCTGTTAATGCATGATCCAGTCTACAG GATCTTTTATGTATCACATGATTCGCATGACTTGAAAATATGGAGTTACATTGCAAGGGATGGTTCAAGCAATGTATTTCGCTGCAATGTATTCAAATCAACAAAGAAG agcCAAGCAATGAGAATTGTAAGAACCATTGGTCAAGCTTTCGAAGTTTGTCATAAGTTTAACACAGCTCAAAACGCTATAGCACCAACGGGGAAAAAAGCAACTGAAACAGAGcaacaaaaaattgacaacAAAG ATGGAAAATCAAAGAAAGATGAAGTAGAAGAAACTGATATAGATGCAGTTGACATCACAGAACTTGAACCCAATGTTGGTCACCGGACAGGGGTCACAGACTTGGATTCGGTTCAGAGCAAA CAATCCACACCAGCTGTAACAAGAGCAACGGCCAATGGGTTAAGTCCTTCAGGAAAAATATCTGCCATAACAGGGGATGCACCTTTAAGTCTACACCATCAAATGCAGCTCATGCAGCAGCAAGTTTTGCAAGCTGAGCAGCAAACACAAGTGGCAGTTTCACAG gtGCAGCTGCTAAAAGATCAGCTTTCAGCGGAAACTACTGCTAGAGTAGAGGCACAG GCAAGAAACCATCAGCTTCTGCTTCAGAACCGTGAACTAATTACACAAATGAGTGAACTTGTCTCCCACATCAGTGAGATGGAAAAGAGAATTTCCACCTCCAGAG ACGCTTCAAATGGAAAGTACCGATTACATAATGGTGAACGTACCCCTGCTCCAATTATTGTGGACCCTGGGACTCCTGCATCAGCACCAGTCCATCTTCCATCTTTTGCATCCAAGGTAGCAAAG GCATTTCCCATCATGAATGATTCCCTCTTCGAAAACATGAACATTTCTTCGCAAGCTACTCCTACTACTAATGAGATTGGTCGTTCTGGGAAAAAAACACTGCAATCTGCTGAGCTCAGATTGTCAAAGTCTGGTGGTAATCAACATAATCATCTGGAAAGCa TATCATCAGATTCAGGATCAGAATCCTCAAGTTCAAGTGAAGATGAAGAAGGTATTAACCCGGCTGGTTATCAACATGTCAGTCATTCCATGGCATCAACTACACTTGCAACAGCAGGCTCCAGTGGAGCAGGCAAAACTGATATAATGAACTTGTTAAATCTGGATGATACCGC cAACACCTCAATATGGACATCCGGACTAGCCACACCATCTAAGATACATCGAGGGCATCCGAACACAAGCTACCCCAAGTCAAATGGCACTGACAGCATGCTGGAAGGGTCATCTATGTTTTCAACGTCACAAACTAACTATCAAAC aaatgGATATACACTTTCCCCCATTCTCAGCATTGATCGATCCACAACCAGAGTAAAAGAAATGGATTCAAGCATTGATAAG ACTCCTGAAAAGAGAAGTGCATGGAATCGCTTGTCATCACCAAGTAATGTCTCCCACGATCAAACTAATACTTCCAAGAAGAAGAGTGAAAAAAG TGATGCAATCTCACCAGACTCAACAGCCTCGTTCAATTTACCACGACTTGATCCCCCACCAAAGGTGAAGCGAAACCTGTCAAAATCAACCCCCGCCACCCCAGAAACTCACTTCAATGACTCTCCTTCTGCCTCAGAATCATCATGGCAATCAGTGATCAGTCCACCACCACAGAACACAAGATTAAAAGTTCAGTCCTCAGTCGGACCAAACGAAGCTAAAACTGCTGTAAAACCAACAGAACAGGCAAAAATTCGATACACACAGCCTAAAGAAGTCACTTATTTGGATGAATCAATTTCCCTGATGGAAATTACAGATTCAGATTACACACCGTCTATAACAAGTGACTTTGACCCATTAAGCAGTAAACGTTCACTCTTTTCCTCTACCTATCCCAGTGCATCAAACCCTTTCCACCCAGACAAAGTTCTCTCATCATTTGATCAAAGTTTTGACACCACTGCCCCGAGCAAGCTGTTTGATTTTACGCCAGAAGAGTATGACAAACATAGACGGTACGAACCGCTGAGAAAGGAGCAGTCATCCAAGTGGAGCACGGGCCTGTCATATGTTCAAGACAACGACAGCATTCGGTCGaatgttaaagtaaaacatgatGTTTCTGTAGCGTCGTCTGTAGCGACAATTTCCAAGCCTTCCTTTTCCGAGACTGTATCGGAGCATTCCATTAACAGTAACGACGGGGACATAACAGTTGGCTCGATACTCGACGAGATTGATATTCCCGCAAATGAGTTTACAAACGAGTTCTGGGaaggtgacgtcacagactcTCTTTCCCGAACCAACGATGCCGAAATAGCAGCTCTCAATGACGACAGCAAAGTAACGAACAGTTTAGAATCAGCTCAAACAAGTAAGCAAGACGTTTCCAAAACAAACAGTGATCCGCTAGAGGCATCCGTGGTTGACAGAACCCCAGTTTTATCACCAGTGACGTCACCTACCTCGCTTAGCAGTGGTACGTATAACGATCCTGCAAACTCTCCTGCACGGGATTTAAACTGTGCGAAGTCATTACCGTTCAGTGGAAGCGAGCCGACTTCTATTTCGTCAAGTGACTCAGGCGTTATGTCAAGTTCAACAAGTGGAAACATCCAGGACATTCCAAACGTAGTACATCATACGTGA